The genomic segment GGACGAGTTTCCTGACATGGACCGACACAGGATTGTGAGTTTGCTTGAGCCCAGAGTAGTCCTTCGCAACATGATTGCGATTCTGCGAGCGGCAGTCCTACAGTTCAACCCGCGCGCTCTTGACCTCTCACTCGTCAGGTTCACGGCGCGGTCGAACGCGTTGACCGCAATGCTTCGTTCACGTCCATCGTGGCGTGAGGTGTTCTCTGCTCTTGAGAATACCAGATATGCCCCTCTTGCTGGTAGACTGGCCAGAATCTATGAGCAGGACCAGAACTTGGCTGAGATTGAGTTGGCTGTAGAGGACCACTTGGCGCAGCGTATGAAGGTCCAGCTCGCAGCATTTCCATTTCACCCCGGGACGGTGTTTGGTTTCTGTAGCTTGAAGTACATCGAGATCAAGAATCTGAGGTCCATTGCTGTTGGGATTGAACGAGGTGAGTCTGCCGAGGTGATCCGGCGGATGATTACCATCTGGTAGTGGAGGAAATCAAATCGTGAGAATCGAAACACGGACTAGCAGTCTGAAGATGTTCATCCTTGGTGTTCTGACCTTTGGTCTGTTCATGGTAGTCGTACCACTGTCTGTGAGTGCATACTCATTGACGAACGGTGTCGGCCTTGGAGTCATGCAGACCAGTGATGGCGAGGGATTCGCAATTCTCGGCATCGCAATTGGTGCTGGATTGGCAGTCGGGTTGGCTGGCTTTGGCGGCGCCATAGGCATGGGGACTGCGTCAGCCGCTGCGCTTGGTGCAATTACGGAGAAGCCTGAGACGTTCGGGAAGAGCATTCTCTACGTCGTCTTCATCGAGGTCATCGCGATATATGGATTCGTCATCGCCTACATGCTGCTGGGTCACCTGCCCGCTCAGCTAGCCGGATGATGCATGGACTCACCGAGAGTCGAGGCGGCAGGTCTGTATGACTTGTCGGCCTCTGGCAATCACGAGTCTTGGAAGAGTGCTCTGGTGACAGCCTCTCTGACCTCTCCGGCCAGTCGGTCCATCCTCGCTTCAAGGGTGTTGTCAACTGACTTCCTCTTGTCCACGGTGCGTATCACTACTCCACCGGAAGAACGAACAGTTTCCGACGCGATTTCAAGACTGACCGGGCGACCTGTCTTCTCCTTGATTGCCTTCTTCAGTGAGGCTACGTCCACTTCTCTGCTCGAGCCATCTGGAATGACCAGTTCCAGTTCTTGAGCGTCAAGAGCGACCGCCGCCTCCACGACGAGCCTGGTGAGCGCTTCCTTTCCCTCTGCCCCCTCGAGAGTCTTTCTGGCCTTCTCCATGACCGCCGCGACCACCTCTCCAACGATTTCCTCCTTGGCTTCCAGTATTCTGTGTTTGGACTTTAATCGGGTGCTCGCCTCATACTTTGCCAGCTGCGCCTTCGCGTCCGTCTCAGCCTTGGTTGTCATGGACACTTTGAGACGTCCCGCCTTTTCCATTGCTTCTCTGAGGAGCTGGTCCTTTACAATCTGGGCTTCGTTGATGATCTTCTCCGCCCTCTCCTCAGTCTTCCTGTTGATTGTTTCGATTATGCTCGTGACTCCGCTCACTTCGACGTTCCCTCCATGAGAAGCCGTCTGACAGCAGCCTCCATCGCGCTCTTTCTATTCTTCTCTGCTCTGCTCCGTATCTCAGCAACCGTCCTCTCTGTCTGACTCTGAATGACAGCTTCTATCTCGTTGCGTTTCTGTTCGAACTCGGTCTTCAGATGCTGCATGTGTGCTTTGGCCTCGGCCTCGGCTCTCCGCAGAATCTCCTCCGCTTCCCTTTCAGCACTCTCTCTGATCTCACGGGCCCTTCTCTCAGCCTCCTCAATTCTCCTCTGCGCCGCTCGCTCAGCTTCTGCTATCTCTTCCATTTCGTCGCGAGGTTCAGTCACTGCAGCACACCTCTGCATCTAGTAGAGTCGTCGTGGCCCTCGCCTTGCTGATAAACATTGACCTGCGTCATAATCTTTATCAAGTCCGCACAGGAGGGCGTCAGGAGACCTGAAGTCAGGTCCCCATTCCCAGCCCATCCTCACGGTGAAAGCAAACATGCGTCTCACAATGAGTCCCGCCAAGATGCTTGTCGCCAAGGTTGTAACACACCGCGACTTCGAGAGGGAGGCAATACTGGCGGTCGAGGAGTTTGGGCTCTTCGAGTTCATTGATGTGCGCCACCAAGCGGGATTCACAGAGGTGAAAAAGACTAGGGACGAAGAGACCGTCTACACGGCCCTCGACAGAGTGTCTAATCTTGTCACGGCACTTGGGCTTGACCCATCACACGGCACTGGCAATCGTGTTATAGTGGATGACCGGCAGCTCACATCCACTCTGGAAATGGCTGCAGAGCTGCTGCGGTCGGTTGAGCCTGAGGTGCTGGAGATTGGAAAGACGCTGGCAGCCGCACAGCTTGAGCTTGACCGACAGAGAGGTGCCTATCACGTTGCATCGTCCGTGCAACCACTCGGGCTTGACCTCGGTCGCATAGGTACTTCTGAGTATACTTACACAGCTGCCGGAGTGTTCATGACTGACAATCTTGATAGAGTGGAGTGGGGCATAAGAGAAGTCACTGAGAACGCATACATTCTGAAGTCAGTGAAGAGAGACAAGGCCACAGTGGTCGCCCTCAGCGTTCCGGTTGACAAGAAGAGTGCTGTGGACAGGGTGCTGGCGGCTCTTGGATTCGAACCGTTCAGTGTTCAGCCAGAGTCCGCAGGACCCCCTGAGCAGATAGTGCAGCGGGTCAGTCAGCGTATCAGCGCTCTCGAGGCGGAGATTGCCAAGCTCACAGCCCGAAGACAGATGATTGCAAGAGAGTGGGGTCCCAGAGTCCTAGCCACACTGGAGGCCCTCACCATTGAAAAACGCCGTATCGACGTCAAGACTAACATCGTCTACAGCGAACAGGCACTGAAGTTCTGGGGCTGGATTCCCGAGGGTGCCGAAGAGCGTCTTGAGCGGCTGCTCAGGTCGCGCATCGGTACAGCCCTAGAGGTGAAATTCGAACGACCCGACTTTGCGGAACATGACTCCCCTACGCATCTTGACAACCCGTCAATAATGAAGCCCACGGAGGCAGTCATATTCGCTTATGGCGTGCCATCCAAACATGACCTTGACCCGACGAAGATCATGTGGCTGACCTTTCCATTCATCTTTGGCATGATCTTTGCAGATGTGGGTCAGGGCTTTCTGATTCTCCTCATCGGTCTTGCAGCATGGAGAGCTAAGAGGAAGGGACAGAACTGGGGCTCCATGCTAGGCTACCTTCAGACTGGCGCAGAGGGCCTTGTATTGATGGGACTCTTCTCAATGCTGGGAGGTCTCCTCTTTGGCAGCTTCTTTGGTGCAGAGACCGTCATTGAGCCCCTGTGGCCAATCTTTGCTCACACAGACGAGTCGGGTCAGGCAAACCCCTGGCGAACAGCGCATATGCTCAAGCTCTCAGTGGAGATTGGCGCACTCCAGTTGCTGATGGGCATCGGGCTGAACCTCTATAACAAGCTGAAGCACCGGTCGTACCGCGAAGCCCTCGTATCCCTGTCATACATGTGGGTCTATCTGGGTTTCATCAACCTCCTCTTTGGTGTGAGTCTAAACAACATTGGGACTTGGTTCAGCATGGAGGGAAGCATGCATCTGTGGATTCCGCTGGCAGGTATTGGGTATGGTACCGCGAACAATGGTGTGTATCCTCCTCTGCCGGTGAGCCCGCTTGTCTGGACCGTCGCCACATTCATTGTGCCGTTCGTCATCATGCTCATGAGTTCTCTCAAAGGTGGGCTGGATGGCGTTGTACAGTTTCTCGAATACACCATCGGGATGATTAGCCACACCGTTAGTTATGCGCGTATCTTTGCTCTGAACACAGTCCACATGATTCTCAGTGCGGTGTTCCTCTCACTTCCCCCTCTTCTGGTCATAGAGTTCTCCGAATTCTCGCTCTTTGGTATGGACATCATACCTGCCCATGTGTTCCACGACGGGCATGAGGTGGTGCCTTATCTTCCTCTCCTTGGCGCCGTGCTTGGAACACTTGTGGTTGGTGTGCTGGAGGGGCTCTTGGCCTTCATGCATACACTGAGGCTCCACTTCGTTGAGTGGTTCTCCAAGTTCTATCACGGCGGCGGTGTCCCGTTTACCCCCTTCTGCGTCAAGAGACTCCACACTGAAGTGGGGGCAAAGACTCTCACAGTGGCGCTCAGTGTGGGGACTAACGAATGACAACCAGGCAGTGCTACTCGCTGCCGGTGCCGCCTAGGTATAGGGCCGCCAGTTCCGTGTCTCCCTTGTAGGTGGGCGGCTGATTGTTAGCTATCCGCTGCCCGTTCTCCCAGGACACCCTCGCAAGCAGGTCGGTCGTTCGCGCCTTTGAGTCAACCGCTTGTGCTGTCTGCAGGTCGCCCAGCTGCTGGAAGACCTGTGCCGCCACCGTGTAGTTTCCCACAGCCTCTCGGAGTAGGTCTGTGGCCTGCGTGAAGTACCTGCGTGCCTTGGTGGAGTCCCCCTTCTTTGAGTGGAACTCGGCTAGAAAGTCACTCTTTGCAGCCTCAATCCTGGAAATGTCGCCTTTGAGTTTCATCACGACCCCCTGAAGCTGCTTCACCTGATCGTCCACGCTGTTCTTCTTCCGGATGGCCTTCTTCTTCACACTGTCAAGTTCGTGTGCGGCCGCCTCAAATGAGGCCACACCATGCTTCAGTCTTTCTCCGGTGCTGTCGTGAGAGCGCAGTGCCCTGTCGACAAGCTCCTCGTCGTTTGCCAGTTCCAGACTCTCCTCCTGTGACTCTATCCTCTTGAAGACGCCCGACCGCTCAAGCTGGGTTCTGAAGGCCCACTGTTCTGACTGTCTGATGAAGGCCTGTGCTTCGGATGCATATGCGGTCGCGAGCGCCAGCTTGCCCATGTCGGTGAGTTCTTCCGCCTTGTCATTCTCGCCGATGATCTTGTAGTATGTGGAAGCCTCGTCGGCATGTAGGTTCTCAAGAATGCGGGACATGATGAACTTCACACCCGGCTCAAGTTGAGAACTCAGC from the Candidatus Thorarchaeota archaeon genome contains:
- a CDS encoding V-type ATP synthase subunit K (produces ATP from ADP in the presence of a proton gradient across the membrane; the K subunit is a nonenzymatic component which binds the dimeric form by interacting with the G and E subunits) translates to MVVVPLSVSAYSLTNGVGLGVMQTSDGEGFAILGIAIGAGLAVGLAGFGGAIGMGTASAAALGAITEKPETFGKSILYVVFIEVIAIYGFVIAYMLLGHLPAQLAG